Proteins encoded in a region of the Moritella marina ATCC 15381 genome:
- a CDS encoding inosine/guanosine kinase, with amino-acid sequence MKFPGQRKSKHYFPVNTGNPFVKPANIANVAQPVLCGIDQTLVDIEAHVEDAFLTRFGLRKGESLMISDDIAEQIYTELKQRDLIVSEFAGGTVANTLHNYAILSESQSLLFGTMCDQIKIGSYAYQYLCNTSSKVNLNYLQPVKGPIGRCFTFISADGDRSFGINAGLMNKLTKEHLPVDQLQKSSGLLISAYLLRCADDDPIKEAAMHMVDQAKLLNIPIILTLGTRFIIEGNEKWWQDFIHEYVTVIAMNEDEGEALTGFTDPLLAADAALEWCDLVLCTAGAEGLYMAGYTDEANKRETSGQLLPGAIAEFNRYEYSRPMRLADTTEPLKMYSHIAPYLGGPVEIKNTNGAGDGALSAILHDMLANSYHRDIVPNSDKHSASCLAYSSLSQLCKYANRVSYEVLAQHSPRLLKGLPEREDSLDEGYWSS; translated from the coding sequence ATGAAATTTCCCGGTCAACGTAAGTCTAAGCATTATTTCCCTGTCAATACAGGTAATCCATTTGTCAAACCAGCAAACATTGCAAATGTAGCTCAGCCTGTATTATGTGGTATTGATCAGACCCTCGTTGATATTGAAGCACATGTCGAAGATGCTTTTTTAACTCGCTTTGGTTTAAGAAAAGGTGAATCACTGATGATCAGTGATGACATCGCCGAGCAAATCTATACAGAGTTAAAACAGAGAGATCTTATTGTAAGTGAATTTGCTGGCGGTACCGTCGCGAACACTTTACATAACTATGCCATTCTATCTGAATCACAATCACTACTTTTTGGTACTATGTGTGATCAGATTAAAATTGGCAGCTATGCGTATCAATATTTATGTAATACCAGCAGTAAAGTAAACCTTAACTACCTGCAGCCTGTTAAAGGTCCAATTGGCCGCTGTTTTACTTTCATCTCTGCGGACGGTGATCGTAGCTTCGGTATCAATGCTGGCTTAATGAATAAGTTAACCAAAGAGCATTTACCGGTTGATCAGTTACAAAAAAGCTCTGGGTTACTTATCTCTGCTTATTTATTACGTTGTGCAGATGATGATCCAATTAAAGAAGCGGCTATGCACATGGTCGATCAAGCTAAACTGCTTAATATCCCAATTATTCTTACTTTAGGTACACGTTTCATCATTGAAGGTAATGAGAAGTGGTGGCAGGATTTCATTCACGAATACGTGACTGTTATTGCAATGAATGAAGATGAGGGTGAGGCTTTAACTGGCTTTACTGATCCTTTGCTTGCTGCTGATGCGGCATTAGAATGGTGTGATCTTGTTCTATGTACCGCTGGTGCAGAAGGCCTGTATATGGCTGGTTATACAGATGAAGCAAACAAGCGTGAAACAAGTGGTCAATTATTACCTGGTGCTATCGCTGAATTTAACCGTTATGAATATAGCCGTCCAATGCGTTTAGCTGATACAACTGAACCACTAAAAATGTATTCACACATTGCACCGTATTTAGGCGGGCCTGTTGAAATTAAGAATACCAATGGTGCTGGTGATGGTGCTTTATCTGCGATCTTGCATGATATGTTAGCGAACTCTTACCATCGTGATATCGTGCCAAACTCAGATAAACACTCTGCAAGTTGCTTGGCTTATTCATCACTTTCACAGCTTTGTAAATACGCAAATCGTGTAAGTTATGAAGTGTTAGCACAGCATTCGCCACGCTTGCTTAAAGGCTTACCTGAACGCGAAGATTCATTAGATGAAGGCTACTGGTCTAGTTAA
- the dacB gene encoding D-alanyl-D-alanine carboxypeptidase/D-alanyl-D-alanine endopeptidase, which translates to MLRIYLYSLTLYFFSMTVHADELASLQSLLPSGTNVAYMIGQPFSATEEITNDIISQQNTELLLTPASTQKLLTALTAKIYLTDKYTFNTSLHGNIKQQSISDTEFNFTGDPTFTRDDLRGMLKQLKAKGITRINGDISLNQSRFNGYNWGNGQVWNDQAVCYATQASALVINGNCVLGNLKRSADLEKATIYIPDYEPLSLTSQVDIMTKEQQQAQFCDLEVTRHPDNNYTLFGCITPSKRNLPLSFAISEPTTYFSAVLKAELSHAKIKFTGDIVENQKTVKSAIVLNHKSVPLAAIITEMMKESDNLIADILFKTIGAEYFQQAGNYRNGAKAMLEILADKGISLNSSLIADGSGLSRHNLISAETMFSVLTYTIKHDDALQLLAAMPIAGVDGTLQYRRGLLTKQLTGNIVAKTGSLKGLSNLVGIVKTQKNHRVPFVLMVSGYNPLPNDADQPRKASALTQYSAAFFNMLVTEY; encoded by the coding sequence ATGTTACGAATTTACCTTTATAGCCTTACTCTCTACTTTTTTAGCATGACAGTTCATGCCGATGAGCTGGCGTCTTTGCAATCGCTTTTACCTTCAGGCACCAACGTCGCTTATATGATCGGGCAGCCTTTTAGTGCCACCGAAGAAATAACCAACGACATCATCAGTCAACAGAATACCGAGTTATTGCTCACGCCTGCTTCAACCCAAAAATTACTGACCGCGTTAACAGCGAAAATTTATCTCACCGATAAGTATACCTTTAATACCAGTTTGCACGGCAATATCAAGCAACAAAGTATCAGCGACACTGAATTCAATTTCACTGGCGACCCAACTTTTACCAGAGACGACCTACGCGGCATGCTTAAGCAGCTTAAAGCCAAAGGGATCACGCGTATTAATGGCGATATCAGCCTTAATCAAAGCCGCTTTAATGGTTACAATTGGGGCAACGGCCAAGTCTGGAACGACCAAGCCGTTTGTTATGCGACGCAAGCATCAGCCTTAGTCATCAATGGTAACTGTGTATTGGGTAATCTAAAGCGGTCAGCGGATCTTGAAAAAGCCACTATCTACATTCCTGATTACGAACCGTTAAGCTTGACCAGCCAAGTCGATATCATGACCAAAGAGCAGCAACAAGCGCAATTCTGTGATTTAGAGGTAACTCGTCATCCAGATAATAATTACACCTTGTTCGGCTGCATAACCCCTTCTAAGCGTAATTTACCTTTGTCTTTTGCCATATCAGAGCCTACGACTTATTTTTCCGCCGTGCTTAAAGCGGAGTTAAGCCACGCCAAGATTAAATTTACTGGTGACATTGTTGAAAACCAGAAAACAGTAAAATCAGCTATAGTGCTTAATCACAAGTCTGTGCCACTGGCCGCGATTATTACGGAAATGATGAAAGAATCGGATAACTTAATCGCCGATATTTTATTTAAAACGATAGGTGCGGAGTATTTTCAGCAAGCTGGCAATTACCGTAACGGTGCTAAAGCCATGCTTGAGATCCTTGCAGATAAAGGGATATCCCTAAACTCTAGCCTCATCGCTGATGGCTCTGGTTTATCACGCCATAACTTGATCTCTGCTGAAACGATGTTTAGTGTACTTACGTATACCATCAAACATGATGACGCATTACAGCTATTAGCCGCGATGCCAATTGCTGGTGTGGATGGTACCTTACAATATCGCCGCGGGTTACTGACTAAACAACTAACAGGTAATATCGTGGCAAAAACAGGGTCCCTAAAAGGTTTATCCAACTTAGTCGGCATTGTAAAAACCCAGAAAAATCACAGGGTGCCATTTGTACTCATGGTCAGTGGTTATAACCCGCTACCAAACGATGCAGATCAACCGAGAAAAGCTTCAGCGTTAACACAATATTCAGCCGCATTTTTTAATATGCTCGTCACCGAATACTAG
- a CDS encoding GIY-YIG nuclease family protein, translating to MTKTESSLWVVYLIETDAGLYCGITTDMARRYKQHCNGTGAKFFRRAKPIRIAYTETQPDRSTASKREYAIKQLPRKQKLALVNSASLSL from the coding sequence GTGACTAAAACGGAATCGAGTTTATGGGTTGTGTATCTGATTGAAACGGATGCGGGGTTATATTGTGGCATTACAACGGATATGGCAAGACGCTACAAACAGCATTGCAATGGCACGGGCGCTAAATTCTTTCGTCGTGCTAAACCAATACGTATCGCCTATACAGAAACTCAGCCCGATAGAAGTACAGCAAGTAAGCGTGAGTACGCGATTAAGCAGTTACCCCGTAAACAAAAACTCGCTTTAGTTAATTCAGCGAGTCTTAGCCTGTAG
- a CDS encoding GMC oxidoreductase gives MSSTNFDFDQIIIGSGFGGSASALRLTEKGFRVLVLERGKRIETKEFSRTSWNLKRFMWLPQLGLTGPFTFTVTRKISLVHGSAVGGGSLVYGNTHLIPEANIFADPSWTGMHDDWHARLSPYYALAQRMIGVQKNRYFGPADLILKDVATDMGREDTFKTVYSGLLYPKGEDQVSQNIDVNRLGEDRGDPYFNGDGPQRNSCTYCGNCMSGCRHNAKNSLDKNYLYFAERNGAEIRPESNVTKIEPIADENGVKDGSAGYILHITEGLGLFNKKKYTLTTRGVVVSGGVFGTMPLLLRMRDVEKTLPNLSPNLGQNVLTNSETLLTVSHNRLTQQEQKEEVWNGTAITSIFSPDDETKVEIVRYAKGSDAAFTGGMSVPLTSKQSGIPRSVTMLANMAKQPIKTLKMLNPVGKAKDTIILLVMQTAQNNIHIESKRSWHSPFKPTWIPVQHKGDEKLRNYFPIAQKVAEHYVKHSGGDAGNLALEVIAGTPITAHMMGGARMGKDPETAVLDDSGQAYGYKNLRVLDGSIIAGNLGVNPSLTILALTEHAMAQIPVFDADKAAKIKPVNFSAPLDGNPSALQTAGVPEILAKAV, from the coding sequence AAAGCGTTTTATGTGGTTACCTCAACTGGGTTTAACAGGGCCATTTACCTTCACCGTGACACGTAAAATCAGCCTAGTTCACGGCAGTGCTGTGGGTGGTGGTTCGCTCGTTTACGGTAATACCCACCTTATCCCAGAAGCGAATATATTTGCCGACCCATCATGGACAGGGATGCATGACGACTGGCATGCACGCCTATCGCCTTATTACGCATTAGCACAACGCATGATTGGCGTACAAAAAAATCGTTACTTTGGTCCTGCAGATCTGATCTTAAAAGACGTCGCCACCGATATGGGACGTGAAGATACATTTAAAACAGTATACAGCGGCCTACTCTACCCAAAAGGTGAAGACCAAGTATCACAAAATATCGATGTAAATCGCTTAGGTGAAGACCGTGGCGACCCTTACTTTAATGGCGATGGCCCACAGCGTAATAGCTGTACTTATTGTGGCAACTGTATGTCCGGTTGCCGCCATAATGCCAAGAATAGTTTGGACAAAAACTACCTGTATTTTGCAGAGCGTAATGGCGCAGAGATCCGTCCCGAATCAAACGTAACCAAGATTGAACCAATTGCTGATGAAAACGGCGTTAAAGATGGTAGCGCGGGTTATATACTCCATATTACCGAAGGTCTTGGGCTCTTTAATAAGAAAAAATACACGCTAACGACGCGTGGTGTCGTGGTTTCAGGTGGTGTATTTGGCACAATGCCATTGCTACTGAGAATGCGTGATGTCGAAAAAACCTTACCAAACCTCAGTCCTAATCTTGGTCAGAATGTACTCACAAATTCAGAAACACTGTTAACAGTTTCCCATAATCGTTTAACCCAACAAGAACAAAAAGAAGAAGTGTGGAACGGTACAGCGATCACCTCAATTTTTTCACCTGATGATGAGACCAAAGTTGAAATTGTGCGTTACGCCAAAGGCAGTGATGCAGCATTTACCGGTGGCATGTCGGTGCCACTAACATCAAAGCAATCCGGGATCCCCCGCTCAGTGACTATGCTAGCTAACATGGCCAAGCAACCCATTAAAACCCTAAAGATGCTGAACCCGGTTGGTAAAGCTAAAGACACCATTATTTTGTTAGTCATGCAAACGGCACAAAATAATATCCACATAGAGAGTAAACGTTCTTGGCATTCCCCGTTCAAACCAACTTGGATACCAGTACAACATAAAGGTGACGAAAAACTTAGAAACTACTTCCCAATCGCACAGAAGGTCGCAGAACATTATGTGAAGCACTCGGGTGGTGATGCTGGTAATTTGGCTTTAGAAGTCATCGCAGGCACGCCGATCACCGCACATATGATGGGCGGAGCAAGAATGGGGAAGGATCCGGAGACAGCCGTGCTCGATGATAGTGGTCAGGCTTACGGTTATAAAAATTTACGCGTTCTGGATGGTTCCATTATTGCGGGTAATTTAGGCGTGAATCCATCGTTGACAATCCTAGCGTTAACTGAGCATGCAATGGCACAGATCCCAGTATTTGATGCCGATAAAGCAGCGAAGATTAAACCGGTGAATTTCTCAGCTCCGCTTGATGGTAACCCTTCAGCACTGCAAACGGCGGGCGTACCAGAAATTTTAGCTAAAGCAGTTTAA